The DNA sequence ttatacacatatttcaaatcaaaataataatttaaagttgatttatatcaaaattgattaaaaataatacatatattcaaaaatggatttttactaaactatttttcaataaccattataaaaaatgttgtcaatatatatataagaaaaatacaatacaaagcccaatttgaaataccaactcaaattatggtttttatatttcatattaagttttaaaaatataatatatgtaattatttatatgatggtacgtataaaatactattaattatatgattacttatatgatggtatgtataaaatacgattaattatatgatgacaatatacgatatataataatgactagggatgggctttcgggtacccatacgggtttggttctgatcggtttgtgtttcgggttttcggagtcaaagatttcagtcctattaggatgtttctaaattttggtttgagttcgattcaGATCTTTGGGGGTTTGGTTCGCGTgtggataacccatttaaattatttttaaagttttaaatcattacTAGATTTCCACCCGCACAACCATGCGGGTATacattttcacatttatatatatagatatttgttttacataattattatatatttttaattttactcacatatttaaatgtttgtataattatgccaaatataataattttatacttttgatgttgtaaattaaaatcatcacatatatatgttgcttattatatatttgtcttattgaatttgcgtttgattactaaactaaattttttaatgcatgaaacaacatatatgaaaacaattttttaaaaaaaattaaaagatataaaagatattatgactaaagtagttaaaaatattatgtatattagcattagtgatatacatttaatataaaatttaaatgatggtctaaataaaaatatcactcatcaaaaaatcatgatttttattttattagaaaacaaatttgaaaaaaaaataaaaaaaataaaatatttatttctaacaaaatatataaaaattattagtaaatgtatttgtgaaattaattaatttcattttatttaaattttcgtttataaaccaaaactatattcaattttaatttctaattatattttatgataatttaaattaaaactaactaatttttgaaagtaaatttaaaaagattctaagaagattttaaaaagattttgttagaacattttaaatatattcatttatatttcaaataagaagataaagatattaaaagatataataatgaacttatgtaaaatatgatattctTTAGGAATtgtccaaactaaaaaaatcacacatgaaaagaagtcatgacttctgttttaatatataagatatattttaaatttctcaaaatctataaataaaataatatattacctataaatttgaataacatatgttagaatacctaagcttaacatatcaattggcttgatttaaaattttggatacataatcaataattattttaagtatttttggtgatttgagtatactttaactatttcagatatttacttttgactatctatatatattttcaagtatttaaaccaatttaaaagtatcattcttgatgtttatatacgttaaatctaaaaataattaatatatataagtatataaatctattttttagataaattcgggtaccgaatacttcggttcggatcagatttggttctctaaataacaaaattttgaataattcaaatatttaatcaatttatgttcgggtttggtactatatttttgGATCGGTATTGGTTctgttcctcggattcattttgTCAAActctaataattacatgaaaaacaaatatcaacatatatttcaaaatatgcaCTCGTGCAGGCGCGCAGGTCAAAGTCTAGGATTGccaatgttattattattatttttttttcaacccaatgttattaattatcaaattaactaccatttaaaaaaataaactatacttACTTTCTgtacaaattaatatatgaGTTTTTTTATGTGGTCAAAAATATCTGCATAGATACAATATACAATACATAGATACAATTTTAAATGGCCAAATCTTTTAAACAaccatttttagtttttatcataaaaaggaattttaaagaagaaaagtaccaaaatatgttttactaaaaacacaaaagaatTTTCTACTCAtcgttttctatttttaaataataaatttaaaaattaaaatgcttttaaatatttaaaactttcagTATTTATTTTCtactctttaaaattttaaacctcacCCTGAAAACTCCTcccatctatcttattaaaaccaAAGTTTATGATTAGATAACCTTATGGATATAAgattaaatataacttttaataaaactattttcaatcatttcttcttttgtagacTAGATGTGGAAGAAAAACTTATATAATGGTCATTTGAGGATATATTAATACAtacttacatttaaaaaaaaagatatataattacatGACTGATCCAACACACATctaagaacaaaaatatataacacaataaagtaacaaaatatatagtatcAACAATAAACTAAAGTAGTACAAATAAACGAACATAATTATCGGAAAATAATATCCGCGCGggcgcgcgggtcaaaatctagttaatatTAAAACGGGAATTGATGTACAAATTAAATCGCTTTACATTTACAAATTAAAATGGTttaaaaaaccaaaagaaaaattaaacctAATGGCCGTCCAAGGTCAGTGGATTGACCAGGCGATCATCCGGCTAGACCATCGGTTAGACCTATCGAGTCTAAGGCTATGGGCGATTGGTTATATTCCTTTCTCCctttgttttcttgatttatattcttcttcttctgtacaTGCGATCTAAGTAGTGGTTGGGATGGGTTAGAAGAACCAAGGCTAAGGCCGGTTCATACAATCGTAGTCCATAACCCACGGGTGGGACGTACGCATGGCCGATCGGCCAAGTGTTGATCCGGTTGGATCAGGCGGTTACTAAGTAACCGATTGTACCTTTTCCCTTAACCATTGCGACGGTTTGAGGCTTAGGCCGAATGTATCAATCGTGATCCAAGGCCAACAGGCCGGATGCACGCCAAGGTCTGATCTACCGAGACATGATCAATTGGACCGGACGGCTAAAAGACAACACGGTGGTGTTCTGTTACTAAATGGTTTCATGTGCCAAGGCTTGGGCATGAGCTTTGGTTAGTTGTGGTAAGTATTTTGATACATGACTGATAtggataattattattttttgttcaaaccaTAACTGATATGGATAATTAAAGAGaagagaaatacaaaaaaagCTTATTAAGAGAAGAGACACAACAACAAGTGAATGAAGTGTTTCAGAGGGAAGAAGTGAATCTATAAGAAGAATAAGACAAAGTACTTGTCCAGCTTGTGTGGATTTGCTCTGCCTTTGCATCATCACCTGCCGCACCCATTGCAACGTGCAACGGGTACAAATGCTCAGGCCATGGATGCGCCATTCTAGGGTTCGGAGCTTTCTCTTCCCAATCATTCACATCTCCATATCTGGAACAAACGTAAGAAAATCAATGATTCTTGTAACATTAACCACCAATAAGAAAAGATGTTTGTTATTTGTAGCAATCGTTTCAACCTTCCTTGAAGGAGAGAGTCTCTGAGCCAAAGATCAAACTCTAAAGCCCAAGAAACCGAAGAGTCAGTAAAGACGTTATAGCCACGCTTGCTCAAGTTATGAGTAGCACTTCCAGAGCCAATGATAAGAACACCTTCCGCTTTCAGTGGAGCCAATGACTTGCCCATGTTGTAATGGTAACTCCCATTTTGAGATGATTGAACAGAGAGCTGGCAAACGGGTATATCCGCCTCTGGATACATCAACATAAGAGGAATCCAAGCTCCATGATCAAGTCCTCTGTTTGTATCTTCATCAACACGCTTCATTCCTCCTCCTACCATTAGCAGTTCTTTAACCCTCTTTCCCAGTTCAATAGCTCCTGGTGCTTCGTACTTCAGCTGCAGACCACAAATATTGAAAACTGATGCGTTTCTTTTCTTAAACGATCTGCTATATCTGGTTAGGGTTTAGGACAAGCCCTAAGATTGTGAGAGTGTCGGTGAGAAAGAGGAATAGAGAGATAGAGACCTTGTACATGGGCTCAGGGAAACCATTGAAGTCGTGGATGGTTGTATTACGGAGAACAGTGTTGACGGATGGGAACTCGGTGTCCCAGTGTGCAGAGATGACTAgaatagatttgggtttgtgttgaaaaactttGTGAGaccatgatttgaagaagtctCTGGCCTCCAAGCTATCGTCTATGCTCAACCTGGGAGTTCCGTGAGATAAGAAGAATGTTTGGTTCATTTTCTCCATTGagtctccctctctctcttactATGTGTGTGTTCTTGTCTTCTTGATGATTCTTGCCTCTTTTTCACCTGAGTATTCTCTGCCTTTCTATTATTATGTGGGGAAGAAAGATAGGGAGGGGCCACACCCACCAGACCCAACTGAGTATACTTTACACAATTACACATGTGCTTTTCTGAAGTGGCACATAAATCatcaaaaagaaagagagagagtgaaGAAATGTTTTCGTATGAGAACTTTTAAAGAAACCATAAAGAAAATGGCATTTACAAAGGCGCAGGACATGCAAAAGGAAATGTTGTTTCATCACCGTTGGAAGCGGAATATAATGCACTTATAGTAGCTATGAAACAATGTTGGATACGTGGCTACAGAAAGGTGATCTCTGAAGGTAATAACAAGAAAATGTTTGATAATTTACAGTCAAGAAAATTGCAATTTGGATTGTACAATTCGGTTAGAGAAGCAAGATGGTGGAGCAGAAAATTTCAGGAGGTTGAATTCCAATGGATCAAAAGAACCGGAAATGAAGTGTTGGACAAAATGGCCAAGCTGGATATACCGGAAGAGggtttatttgaattttattacTATGTTCCTAGACCCTTATCATCTATGTTACATAACGATTATGTAAACTCAATTTAAGATAATGcaattgttgaaaaaaaaataaacaataaagaaaattatcattttatgattgaaatcactttttaattaaaacttaaatataagttaattatattaagaaactAATACTGTTTTGTTTGAGAACTTTAAAGTTTAAAGCAATGGATGTGCTCCATTTTTTCATACATCAAAGGCAATCcaatataatgtatatataaaccaattacagacttgttttcttcttgtcATTCACAAAGTAGATTttgtatttgcatacaaggAAAGATCTGGATTATTGTAAATAGATGAAATACACAAAGCGTATATTAAAAGTAGAGACGGAACAAAGTGAAGGAGATAGACATGAAATATTAATTCAAAGGGAAGAAGTGAAGCTGTAAGATGAATAAGACAGAGTACCAAGCTGCCAGCTTGTGTGAATTTGCTCTGCCTTTGCATCACCACCTGCTGCACCCATTGCAACGTGTAGCGGGTAAAAATGCTCAGGCCATGGATGCGCCATTTTCGCATTTGGGGCTTTCTCTTCCCACTCATTCACATCTCCATATCTATAACACACATAATACGTACAATCAATGATTCTTGTAAAGCTAaccaagaaatatatatatatatatatatatatataaatttgtaacTGTAGTTTATACCTTCCTTGAAGAAGAGAATCTCGGAGCCAATGATCAAACGCCAAAGCCCAAGGAACAGCTGAGCCATTAGTTATATTAAAGTCAAGCTTCCTCAAGTTGTGAGTAGCACTTCCTGATCCAATGATAAGAACACCTTCGTCTTTAAGTGGAGCCAATGCTTTGCCCATGTTGTAATGGTAAGTCCCACTTTGAGATGATTGAACAGAGAGCTGGCAAACAGGTATGTCCGCCTCTGGATACATCAACATAAGAGGAACCCAAGCTCCATGATCCAGTCCTCTGTTTTTATCTTCATCAACACGTTTCATTCCTTCTTCTCCCATTAACAATTCTTTTACCCTCTTCCCCAATTCAATAGCTCCAGGTGCTTCATATTTCAGCTGCAAGTTTCAAAAATGACCCTCCTTATGTATAAACTTGAAACGTTTGATATAATTGACATAATAGATTGAAACTTTTTGATATAATTGACCACAGATTGAAaattgatgtgtttcttcaacggTGGGTAGGGCTTAGGATAAAACCTAGTTCATCTAGATTCTGGGTGAGACAAAAGTTAGGGTTCTGGTAAGAAAAAAGaggaagatagagagagagagaccttgTACATGGGATCAGGGAAGCCATAGAAGTCGTGGATGGTGGAATTGCGGAGAACAGTGTTGACGGTTGGAACTTTTGTGTCCCAATGTGCGGAGATGACCAAGATCGATTTGGGTTTCTGTGGCAGAACT is a window from the Brassica napus cultivar Da-Ae unplaced genomic scaffold, Da-Ae ScsIHWf_1459;HRSCAF=2050, whole genome shotgun sequence genome containing:
- the LOC125597429 gene encoding extradiol ring-cleavage dioxygenase, which produces MEKVNQTFFLSHGSPTLSIDDSLEARQFFKSWTNKVLPQKPKSILVISAHWDTKVPTVNTVLRNSTIHDFYGFPDPMYKLKYEAPGAIELGKRVKELLMGEEGMKRVDEDKNRGLDHGAWVPLMLMYPEADIPVCQLSVQSSQSGTYHYNMGKALAPLKDEGVLIIGSGSATHNLRKLDFNITNGSAVPWALAFDHWLRDSLLQGRYGDVNEWEEKAPNAKMAHPWPEHFYPLHVAMGAAGGDAKAEQIHTSWQLGTLSYSSYSFTSSL